Proteins encoded together in one Mycobacterium noviomagense window:
- a CDS encoding sensor histidine kinase has product MTDAVEAGRGAHPLRDTLSQLRLRELLVEVQDRIEQIVKGRDRLDGLVEAMLVVTSELNLDAALRTIVHTAIELVDARYGALGVRGSGHDLVEFVYEGIDEELRERIGHLPEGRGVLGVLIDDPKPIRLDDIAQHPASVGFPPHHPPMRAFLGVPVRIRDQVFGNLYLTEKINGQPFSEDDEVLVQALAAAAGIAIENARLYEQSKARQSWIEATRDIATNLLSGADPATVFQLIAEEALKLAEAQATLVAVPLDEDTPSADVNELLVTETAGELSLLSEAPTIPVRETPVGQAFHNRTPLRFDHIDLEIGVGAMASGPALVLPLRTTDRVAGILVVLRPAGATPFTEEQEEMMAAFANQAALAWQLATSQRLAHELDVLADRDRIARDLHDHVIQRLFAVGLGLQGTIPLARMPEVRERLSQYVDDLQTVIQEIRTTIFDLHTPASGMTRLRQRLDAAIAQFSEGKLHVTTQFTGPLSVVDSALADHAEAVVREAVSNAVRHANATTLSVTVKVEDDLSIEVADNGRGMPEHITGSGLTNLLQRAQQVCGTFTVDSPPTGGTVVRWSAPLT; this is encoded by the coding sequence GTGACTGACGCAGTCGAGGCCGGACGGGGCGCGCATCCGCTGCGCGACACGCTTTCCCAGCTGCGGCTGCGGGAGCTGCTGGTCGAAGTCCAGGATCGTATCGAACAGATCGTCAAAGGGCGCGACCGGCTCGACGGCTTGGTCGAGGCGATGCTGGTCGTCACATCGGAGCTCAACCTCGACGCTGCCCTGCGCACCATCGTGCACACCGCCATCGAGCTTGTCGACGCCCGATACGGGGCCTTAGGGGTACGCGGCAGCGGACACGATCTCGTGGAGTTCGTCTATGAAGGAATCGATGAAGAGCTGCGGGAGCGGATTGGGCACTTGCCCGAGGGCCGCGGTGTGCTTGGGGTCCTGATCGATGATCCGAAGCCGATCCGCTTGGACGACATCGCCCAACACCCCGCGTCGGTGGGGTTTCCCCCCCATCACCCGCCCATGCGCGCCTTCCTGGGTGTGCCCGTCCGCATACGCGACCAGGTGTTCGGCAACCTGTATCTGACGGAGAAAATCAACGGGCAGCCGTTCAGCGAAGACGATGAGGTGCTTGTCCAGGCCCTAGCCGCCGCGGCCGGAATCGCGATCGAGAACGCTCGCTTGTACGAACAATCGAAGGCCCGCCAATCCTGGATCGAAGCAACCCGCGATATCGCAACGAATCTGCTTTCCGGTGCCGACCCGGCAACCGTATTCCAACTCATCGCGGAGGAAGCACTCAAATTAGCGGAGGCGCAAGCAACCCTGGTTGCGGTGCCTCTCGACGAAGACACGCCGTCCGCTGACGTCAACGAACTGCTGGTGACAGAGACCGCCGGCGAGCTGTCCCTGCTCAGCGAAGCACCGACGATACCGGTCCGCGAGACACCGGTCGGACAAGCTTTTCACAACCGCACTCCGCTTCGGTTCGACCACATCGACCTTGAAATCGGCGTCGGCGCAATGGCCTCCGGCCCCGCGCTGGTATTGCCTCTCCGTACCACTGACCGGGTCGCCGGCATCCTGGTTGTGCTTCGCCCCGCTGGCGCAACGCCTTTCACCGAAGAACAAGAAGAAATGATGGCGGCCTTCGCTAACCAGGCTGCGCTGGCCTGGCAGCTAGCGACCTCGCAACGTCTGGCGCACGAGCTCGACGTATTGGCCGACCGCGATCGAATCGCTCGAGACCTTCATGACCATGTCATCCAGCGCCTGTTCGCCGTGGGGCTTGGGCTGCAGGGCACTATCCCGCTGGCGCGAATGCCCGAGGTACGGGAACGGCTTTCGCAGTACGTCGATGACCTTCAAACTGTCATCCAAGAAATCAGGACCACGATTTTCGATCTGCACACACCGGCTTCAGGCATGACCCGCCTGCGCCAACGGCTCGACGCGGCGATCGCTCAATTCTCGGAGGGAAAACTACACGTCACGACACAGTTCACTGGACCGCTCTCGGTGGTAGATTCCGCTCTGGCCGATCACGCCGAAGCTGTTGTGCGCGAGGCGGTCAGCAATGCCGTGCGACATGCCAACGCCACCACGCTCAGCGTCACCGTCAAGGTCGAAGACGATTTATCCATCGAAGTGGCGGATAACGGCCGGGGTATGCCTGAACACATCACCGGCAGCGGCCTGACGAACTTGCTTCAGCGCGCCCAACAGGTCTGCGGCACGTTCACAGTTGATAGCCCGCCAACCGGCGGCACGGTAGTGCGGTGGTCGGCTCCGTTGACCTAA
- the dosR gene encoding hypoxia response regulator transcription factor DosR/DevR yields the protein MVRVFLVDDHEVVRRGIVDLLESDLELEVVGEAGSVAEALARIPAVRPDVAVLDVRLPDGSGIELCRDLLSDLPELRCLMLTSFTSDEAMLDAVLAGASGYVVKDIKGMELAQAIKDVGAGKSLLDNRAAAALMAKLRGTAERTDPLLGLTDQERTLLALLSEGLTNKQIAARMFLAEKTVKNYVSRLLAKLGMERRTQAAVFASKLNADHRPSDRGDGGLAW from the coding sequence ATGGTGAGGGTCTTTTTGGTCGACGACCACGAGGTGGTCCGCCGAGGGATCGTCGACTTGCTCGAGTCGGACCTGGAGCTGGAAGTCGTGGGCGAAGCCGGTTCGGTCGCCGAAGCGCTGGCCCGGATACCGGCGGTGCGGCCCGACGTCGCGGTGCTCGACGTCCGGCTGCCCGATGGCAGCGGAATCGAACTGTGCCGGGATTTGCTGTCGGACCTGCCGGAGCTGCGCTGCCTGATGTTGACCTCATTCACCTCCGATGAGGCGATGCTTGACGCGGTTCTGGCCGGGGCCAGCGGCTACGTCGTCAAGGACATCAAGGGCATGGAGCTGGCGCAAGCCATCAAAGACGTAGGTGCCGGCAAATCGCTGCTGGACAACCGGGCTGCCGCGGCCTTGATGGCGAAGCTCCGCGGCACTGCCGAACGCACTGATCCGCTGCTTGGGCTCACCGACCAGGAGCGGACGCTGCTCGCGCTCCTCAGCGAGGGACTCACCAACAAGCAAATCGCCGCCCGCATGTTCTTAGCGGAAAAAACGGTGAAGAACTATGTATCACGTTTGCTGGCCAAGCTTGGGATGGAGCGGCGGACCCAAGCAGCGGTGTTCGCGTCCAAGTTGAACGCTGACCATCGCCCGTCGGATAGGGGAGACGGAGGTCTCGCCTGGTGA